A segment of the Campylobacter sp. MIT 12-8780 genome:
TTTTACATGAAAAAGCAGAAATAAAAATGTGGATAATGAAAAGTCTTATTTTTGGAGCTTTGCTTTCTTCATTTCTTACTTGCTTATGTATCAGTGCTTTTGTATTGCTTTTAAGGTAGTTTAAGATAACAACTTGTATAGCTGGTGTCCTCGGCGAGATTCGAACTCACGACCTCAAAATTAGGAATTTTGCGCTCTATCCTGCTGAGCTACGGGGACTTTTTATTTTTAAGGGGTTGGAATTGGGTTTTGAATATCCTAGCTTGAAAAAACAAGCTAGGATTTAAAGGCTTATTTAGCCATTTCTTTTTTTGATGATCTCTTCAGAGACATTTTTTGGCACTTCATCATAATGATCAAATTCCATGCTATAAGTCGCGCGTCCTTGGGTTTGAGAACGCAAGTCAGTTGAGTAGCCAAACATTTCAGCTAAAGGACAAAAGGCTGTGATGATTTTATTGCCACCTCTTTCGTCCATTGAGTTTACCTGTCCGCGTCTTTTGTTAAGATCGCCTATAACATCGCCCATATACTCTTCTGGAGTTTCCACTTCAACCTTCATCATAGGTTCAAGTATAACAGCACCTGCTTTTCTTGCTCCTTCTTTAAAGCCCATAGAAGCTGCGAGTTTAAATGCCATTTCTGAAGAATCCACTTCATGATAGCTTCCATCATACACAGTAACTTTAACATCTTCAACCGGATAGCCAGCTAAAACACCATTTTGCAAGGCTTCTTGTATACCCTTATCAACAGCTGGGATATACTCTTTTGGTATCACACCACCTTTGATATCATTGACAAATTCATATCCACTGCCAGCTTCCATTGGTTCAAGTCTTAAGAATACATGTCCGTATTGTCCGCGTCCGCCTGATTGTTTGGCGTATTTGTATTCTTGCTCTACGCTTTTTCTTATGGTTTCTCTATAGGCAACTTGAGGTTGTCCTACTTCAGCTTCTACTTTAAATTCGCGTAGCATTCTATCTACGATGATTTCAAGGTGAAGTTCGCCCATACCTGAAATGATGGTTTGTCCGCTTTCTTCATCAGTATTTACCCTAAAGCTTGGATCTTCTTGGGCAAGTTTGCTAAGAGCTATAGACATTTTTTCTTGATCAGCCTTAGTCTTTGGCTCAACAGCCACAGAAATAACCGGATCTGGAAAGTCCATTCTCTCTAGTATAACCTTGTCTTTTTCACTAGCTAAAGTATCTCCTGTTAGGGTATCTTTAAGTCCTACTACAGCACCGATCTCGCCTGCGTAAAGCACTTTAATTTCTTCTCTTTTGTTTGAGTGCATTTTAAGCAAACGCCCTATTCTTTCTTTTTTATCCTTAGTGGAATTATACGCATAAGAGCCACTTTCTAGGCTTCCTCTATACACACGCACAAAGGTAAGCTGTCCCACAAAAGGATCAGTCATGATCTTAAAGGCAAGCCCTGCAAATTCGCCATCATCTGTGCTTTTTACTGAAGTTTCACTGCCATCTTCATACTCGCCTTTGATATTTGCGACTTCATCAGGAGCTGGTAAGTAAGCCACTACAGCATCAAGCAAAGGTTGCACGCCTTTATTTTTAAAGGCTGTTCCACAAAGCATAGGCACAAGGCTAAGGCTTAGACAACCTGCTTTTATACCAGCTTTAATTTCTTCTTCGCTTAGCTCCTCTCCGCCTAAGTATTTTTCCATAAGCTCATCGCTTGTTTCGCTAACTGCTTCTATCATTTTAGTGCGGTATTCTTCAGCCTTTTCTTTAAGCTCGGCTGGAATTTCTTTTTCTACATAATCAGTTGGCTTAGTATCATCTTCCCAAACTAAAGCTTTCATGGTAACTAAGTCAATGACGCCTTTGAAATCATCTTCAGCACCAATTGGAATTTGAATAGGCACAGGATTAGCTTTTAAGCGGTTTTTTACTTGATCTTCTACATTGTAAAAATTTGCCCCTATTCTGTCCATTTTGTTGACAAAGATTATCCTTGGAACGCCGTATTTATTAGCTTGTCTCCAAACAGTTTCACTTTGAGGTTGCACTCCACCTACTGAGCAAAATACTGCCACAGCACCATCTAAAACACGCATAGAACGTTCCACTTCTATGGTAAAATCAACGTGTCCTGGAGTGTCTATGAGATTGATTTGATAGCCATCCCAAAAACAAGTCGTAGCCGCTGAAGTAATGGTAATACCTCTT
Coding sequences within it:
- the fusA gene encoding elongation factor G; the encoded protein is MSRSTPLKKVRNIGIAAHIDAGKTTTSERILFFTGMSHKIGEVHDGAATMDWMEQEKERGITITSAATTCFWDGYQINLIDTPGHVDFTIEVERSMRVLDGAVAVFCSVGGVQPQSETVWRQANKYGVPRIIFVNKMDRIGANFYNVEDQVKNRLKANPVPIQIPIGAEDDFKGVIDLVTMKALVWEDDTKPTDYVEKEIPAELKEKAEEYRTKMIEAVSETSDELMEKYLGGEELSEEEIKAGIKAGCLSLSLVPMLCGTAFKNKGVQPLLDAVVAYLPAPDEVANIKGEYEDGSETSVKSTDDGEFAGLAFKIMTDPFVGQLTFVRVYRGSLESGSYAYNSTKDKKERIGRLLKMHSNKREEIKVLYAGEIGAVVGLKDTLTGDTLASEKDKVILERMDFPDPVISVAVEPKTKADQEKMSIALSKLAQEDPSFRVNTDEESGQTIISGMGELHLEIIVDRMLREFKVEAEVGQPQVAYRETIRKSVEQEYKYAKQSGGRGQYGHVFLRLEPMEAGSGYEFVNDIKGGVIPKEYIPAVDKGIQEALQNGVLAGYPVEDVKVTVYDGSYHEVDSSEMAFKLAASMGFKEGARKAGAVILEPMMKVEVETPEEYMGDVIGDLNKRRGQVNSMDERGGNKIITAFCPLAEMFGYSTDLRSQTQGRATYSMEFDHYDEVPKNVSEEIIKKRNG